CATTTACATAGACACTAGCAGAATCAATCTCCTTAAGAAATCTTAAAGTTTTACTATAAGAATTTGTTATAATGGAGTCAGAATGGTGCGAGCCATAATGATTTATATGAAATATTGCCTCATCCAAAGAGGAAACGACTTTTATGGATAAAATAAGGCTTAAATATTCTGTTTTCCAATCATCCTCTGTGGCAGGAATAATATCTTGGACAATCTCCCTTACCCTTTCATCTCCCCTTATTTCACATCCTGCATCCTTCAATCTTTTTATTAAATTTGGTAGAATATCTCTTGCAATATCAGAGTGAACAAGCAATGTCTCCATTGCATTACAAACCCCTGGTCTTTGAACTTTGGCATTATAAGCTATATCTTCTGCCATTTTAAGGTCTGCCTCATTATCAATATAGACATGGCATATCCCCTCTCCATGGCTAATAATAGGAACCTTTGCTCCTTCTCCAATTTCTTCAATAAGCCTTCTTCCTCCCCGTAATATTATGCAATCTATGTATTCTTTAAGGGATGCTAACTCCTTAACGCCTTCTCTTTCCTCAATAAACCCTATGGCGTCCTTTAAATCTCCCAAAGCATCCTTTATAAGATTGACAATAAATTTATTGGAATTTAAAGCCTCAGATCCACCTTTTAATATTACAGAATTAGAAGATTTAAAGCAGAGAGAAAAGGCATCGGCTGTAACATTTGGCCTTGCCTCATAGATTATCCCAATTACACCTAAAGGGTGCCTCATTTTTCCAACTAGCATCCCATTCGGTCTCCTTGTCAGATCATAGATCTCAAAAACAGGGTCGGGAAGTAAGGCAACAGCTCTAATTCCAGAAACCATATCCCCTACCCTTTTTTCATTAAGCAAAAGCCTATCTGTCAAGGCAGAAGAGAGACCTATTCCTTTTGCATAGCTTAAATCCTTCTCATTCTCCTTAAGCAGAGCTTTTT
This genomic interval from bacterium contains the following:
- a CDS encoding glutamate-5-semialdehyde dehydrogenase, which produces METREIAKKAKEVSYKLLSLSSKEKDDILFKIASKISEKEKALLKENEKDLSYAKGIGLSSALTDRLLLNEKRVGDMVSGIRAVALLPDPVFEIYDLTRRPNGMLVGKMRHPLGVIGIIYEARPNVTADAFSLCFKSSNSVILKGGSEALNSNKFIVNLIKDALGDLKDAIGFIEEREGVKELASLKEYIDCIILRGGRRLIEEIGEGAKVPIISHGEGICHVYIDNEADLKMAEDIAYNAKVQRPGVCNAMETLLVHSDIARDILPNLIKRLKDAGCEIRGDERVREIVQDIIPATEDDWKTEYLSLILSIKVVSSLDEAIFHINHYGSHHSDSIITNSYSKTLRFLKEIDSASVYVNVSTRFTDGFEFGLGAEIGISTQKLHARGPMGLKELTSSKFVIFGEGQIRK